One genomic segment of Helianthus annuus cultivar XRQ/B chromosome 14, HanXRQr2.0-SUNRISE, whole genome shotgun sequence includes these proteins:
- the LOC110907303 gene encoding probable disease resistance protein At5g66910 produces the protein MVIITETALQFAFNEFLMVVVAQSTQTARFKTPLKRLQNTLQSIQPVLHESWRVSRPQKEIIVFISYLKREKRLVLKTSTITCRNKYQKCLHSNKLMRLNNHLVKFFQTELQVRIARIPIEIDDLEDKVDQLLPAFTNHVSVGFNWHLEEFTLDIRSQNYSIPESINRMGQLKVLTIKGNCDHNSKLHNLSSLACLPSLTTIRFEHVSVPSLQPIFALRNLKQLSFVMCEIGDAFMSFTTESNYNMLPNLTHLEFDMCYDLKQLPSWLCNLARLQILSITNCHELYALPKGLGGLSNLESLSLHCCTKLQELPESIGSLHSLSSIDMSDCLSISVLPEEIGELCGLRVLKMNGCTGLQQLPLSTSELSQLEEVVCDEDTSYLWMDFESDLHNVKIDLVEDDRLETFMKIVC, from the coding sequence ATGGTTATAATTACCGAGACTGCTTTACAGTTTGCATTCAATGAATTCTTGATGGTAGTTGTAGCGCAATCTACACAAACAGCCAGATTCAAAACCCCTCTCAAACGCCTTCAAAATACCCTACAAAGCATCCAGCCCGTACTTCATGAAAGCTGGAGGGTGAGTCGTCCTCAAAAAGAGATCATAGTATTTATCTCTTATCTAAAGAGAGAGAAAAGGCTCGTTCTCAAAACCTCCACCATCACTTGTCGGAATAAGTACCAAAAATGTCTTCATTCAAATAAACTGATGCGGTTGAACAACCACCTCGTGAAATTCTTCCAGACCGAATTGCAGGTGCGAATTGCGAGGATTCCGATCGAAATTGATGATTTAGAAGACAAAGTGGATCAACTGCTTCCAGCTTTTACTAATCATGTAAGTGTTGGCTTCAACTGGCATCTTGAAGAATTCACATTGGATATAAGGAGTCAAAATTACTCAATACCAGAGTCCATTAACAGAATGGGCCAACTTAAGGTTTTAACTATAAAAGGAAATTGTGATCATAATTCTAAACTGCATAATCTTTCATCGTTAGCCTGTTTACCCAGTCTAACAACTATTAGATTCGAGCATGTTTCGGTTCCCTCTCTTCAGCCCATCTTTGCATTGAGAAATCTAAAACAGCTTTCTTTTGTTATGTGTGAGATTGGTGATGCTTTCATGAGTTTTACCACTGAGTCAAATTATAACATGCTACCGAATCTCACGCATCTCGAATTCGATATGTGCTATGAtctcaaacaactgccatcatgGCTTTGTAATCTAGCTCGTCTTCAGATTCTAAGCATCACTAACTGTCATGAGCTTTATGCTCTTCCTAAAGGGTTAGGGGGTTTGTCGAATCTTGAAAGCTTGAGTCTGCATTGCTGTACGAAGCTACAAGAGTTGCCTGAGTCGATTGGAAGTTTGCATAGTCTGAGTTCCATTGATATGTCTGATTGTTTGAGTATAAGTGTGCTGCCTGAAGAAATAGGTGAACTGTGTGGCCTGCGAGTGCTTAAGATGAACGGTTGTACGGGGCTGCAACAATTGCCATTGTCCACGAGTGAATTGTCGCAGTTGGAAGAAGTGGTATGTGATGAAGACACGTCGTATTTGTGGATGGATTTTGAAAGTGATCTTCATAATGTGAAGATAGATCTTGTTGAAGATGATAGATTAGAAACTTTTATGAAAATTGTGTGTTAA
- the LOC110909276 gene encoding probable disease resistance protein At5g66900, with translation MGVTTETALQFAPMVVVSETARFKTPLKRLQNTLQICLHSNKLIRLNNGHVKFFHTQLHLKADDLEDKLLPASTTVGFNRNLEELTLEASSQNYSLPESINRMDQLKVLTIKGNCDHPSKLHNLSFIASLPNLTTIKFEHVSVPSLQPIFALRNLKQLSFVMCEIGNALKSFTRISSCNMLPNLTHLEFDMCYDLKQLPSWICNLAHLQKLSITNCHELDALPKELGCLSSLESLNLHSCTKLQGLPASIGSLRSLNYIDISDCLSISVLPEEIGELCGLQVLKMNGCTGLQELPLSTSELSQLDEVICDEETSYMWMDFESEIANLKINVVEDDRLETYMKIVQ, from the coding sequence ATGGGTGTAACAACCGAGACTGCTTTACAGTTCGCACCAATGGTAGTTGTATCGGAAACAGCCAGATTCAAAACCCCTCTCAAACGCCTTCAAAATACCCTACAAATATGTCTTCATTCAAATAAACTCATCCGCTTGAACAACGGCCACGTCAAATTCTTCCACACCCAATTGCACCTGAAAGCTGATGATTTAGAAGACAAACTGCTTCCAGCTTCTACCACTGTTGGCTTCAACCGGAATCTTGAAGAGTTGACTTTGGAGGCAAGTAGTCAAAATTACTCACTACCAGAGTCCATTAACAGAATGGACCAACTTAAGGTTTTAACTATAAAAGGAAATTGTGATCATCCTTCTAAGCTGCATAACCTTTCATTCATAGCGTCTTTACCCAATCTAACAACTATAAAATTCGAGCACGTGTCGGTTCCCTCTCTTCAGCCCATCTTTGCATTGAGGAATTTGAAACAACTTTCCTTTGTTATGTGTGAGATTGGTAATGCTTTGAAGAGTTTTACCCGTATCTCATCTTGTAACATGCTACCGAATCTCACACATCTCGAATTCGATATGTGCTATGAtctcaaacaactgccatcatgGATTTGTAATCTAGCTCATCTCCAGAAGCTAAGCATCACCAACTGTCATGAGCTTGATGCTCTTCCTAAAGAGTTGGGGTGTTTGTCAAGTCTTGAAAGCTTGAATCTGCATAGCTGCACGAAACTACAGGGATTGCCTGCTTCGATTGGAAGTTTGCGTAGTTTGAATTACATTGATATATCTGATTGTTTGAGTATAAGTGTGCTGCCTGAAGAAATAGGTGAACTGTGTGGCCTGCAAGTGCTTAAGATGAACGGTTGTACGGGACTGCAAGAATTGCCATTGTCCACGAGTGAATTGTCGCAGTTGGACGAAGTGATATGTGATGAAGAGACGTCGTATATGTGGATGGATTTTGAGAGTGAGATTGCTAATTTGAAGATTAACGTTGTTGAAGATGATAGATTAGAAACTTATATGAAAATTGTGCAGTAA